One window from the genome of Cardiocondyla obscurior isolate alpha-2009 linkage group LG04, Cobs3.1, whole genome shotgun sequence encodes:
- the Mldr gene encoding mitochondrial ribonuclease P catalytic subunit: MTLFYKLYQPLWIYSYKFHKDVYFLSRHVHRLKKVVPLHALVAENADIYKKIIKNVQNIEWGKIREEVLKKNIEITSATVDSTIIDMCIRHFHVDNAIAYFKFLKKNNYPINMAMIGKYLGAYALKQDDTLTDADKAEIVKTYNSLRQKHPYVDSITAEACIKSLCLTNEWEKAYELIEMIKIVSTPGTAIYSTLAGAAFRNGKADAAWKVLSKIIERKQIPQSILYKSHLQYCQLEDAKGFNRRMEEMFDFWAKNNVIPYDKVVNTYVDTASKYGWSTRLVKIPRITGNCQHCGHSLSRITFSEEEFQKLAKSIMDKVIIGSDIYCKTNPKELSRFKTFIESIKPYDVVVDGLNLTYIQKKTGPQLLWLINIIEHFSKLGKKILVFTRKHQKKLSVFKQVERKASVFLVDDLSADDPYMLYATMASGINTMYISSDFMREHYYSLRDQRLQQTFEKWQSSHQYFIKTSKTGIRIQEPFNFTLGVQKNNDCWHVPLVNEEFRDTKSYDFSNMWYCFKRNN, from the exons ATGACGCTGTTTTATAAACTATATCAACCATTATGGATTTATTCCTATAAATTTCACAAAGATGTGTATTTTTTATCGAGGCACGTTCACAGACTTAAAAAAGTTGTTCCCTTACATGCCCTTGTAGCAGAAAATGCAGATATATATaagaagataataaaaaatgtacaaaacaTAGAATGGGGAAAAATACGAGAGGAagtccttaaaaaaaatatagaaattactTCAGCTACTGTAGATTCCACAATCATAGACATGTGTATCAGACATTTCCACGTGGATAATGCCATTGCATATTTCaagttcttaaaaaaaaataattatcccATAAACATGGCAATGATTGGCAAATATCTCGGCGCTTACGCTTTAAAACAAGATGATACTTTGACTGACGCAGATAAGGcagaaattgtaaaaacttATAACTCTCTTAGACAGAAACATCCTTATGTAGATTCTATTACAGCTGAAGCGTGTATAAAGAGTTTATGTTTGACAAATGAATGGGAGAAGGCGTATGAATTAatagaaatgataaaaattgtttctacTCCTGGTACTGCAATATATTCTACGTTAGCAGGTGCAGCATTTAGAAATGGAAAAGCTGATGCTGCATGGAAAGTATTGTCAAAAATAATTGAACGCAAGCAGATTCCacaaagtattttatataaatcgcATCTACAATATTGCCAGTTAGAAGACGCAAAAGGTTTCAACAGGAGAATGGAAGAGATGTTTGATTTTTGGgctaaaaataatgtaataccGTATGATAAAGTTGTGAATACATACGTTGATACAGCTAGCAAGTACGGCTGGTCCACGAGGCTCGTTAAAATTCCAAGAATAAC GGGAAATTGTCAACATTGCGGTCATTCTCTGTCCAGAATAACTTTCAGCGAGGAAGAATTTCAGAAACTGGCAAAATCTATAATGGACAAAGTGATTATAGGATCagatatttattgtaaaacaaATCCTAAAGAATTGTCCAGATTTAAAACTTTCATTGAAAGTATTAAACCTTACGACGTAGTCGTTGATGGTCTTAATCTAACTTATATTCAAAAGAAAACCGGGCCTCAATTGCTATGG TTAATCAATATAATCGAGCATTTCAGTAAACTCGGAAAAAAGATCCTTGTATTTACGAGAAAGCATCAAAAGAAGTTATCGGTTTTCAAGCAAGTGGAGCGGAAGGCGTCTGTTTTCTTAGTAGATGATTT GTCAGCCGACGATCCTTACATGCTTTACGCGACTATGGCGAGCGGAATAAATACGATGTATATTTCGTCTGACTTTATGCGCGAACATTATTACTCTCTGCGAGACCAGCGTTTGCAGCAAACGTTTGAAAAGTGGCAGTCCTCGCATCAGTACTTCATCAAGACGAGTAAGACTGGCATTCGCATCCAAGAGCCCTTTAATTTCACGCTTGGTGtgcaaaaaaataacgattgcTGGCACGTACCACTCGTCAACGAGGAATTCCGCGATACAAAATCGTACGACTTCTCTAACATGTGGTACtgttttaaaagaaacaactAA
- the LOC139102171 gene encoding spermatogenesis-associated protein 13-like, which produces MPIIINIYKISSRIQTFNIFFQPLHDYRASGHAGRERRRIPGFSKAQRRIKASSTPALLDRNHDSRQWSGDEEDDGSRTGHVTTEHPLAEATIPLVNHSRLQEPPSVLNVSSVPTGGNQNATHRTQSQQESVLQKFRKSFSLRFHKKGSKESNEECPVEDNDGSLDEEEGTETPSVTTSDQSSQHKDDSSSDQKFRFGPLVWRSSKERKKGNKAARNAKCNSGDSGIQIEMVSGGSVTGGSGSGVMGGCDSSESHDTDDIPDDTDSPPALRRRVADKLRPQSELINQILIDKFKADLQNRTSRHNHVRRTNSDLGGQRLLQWDTRSGYVHNYRRMLSTPSPIKTRPPRLSPRHSSHDIVTLRSNAKGRSYRTNLRRSLSQPLGINQLSPLMRAKTGGARLPGGNVLSEDEQDVRAGTSEDDEMMSDSESSIASLTDKKKSFEQTMDEEIVMLAEAVWDHVAMEPEELAFRAGDVIDVLDTLDRDWWWGSCRGEHGWFPAAFVRLRVSQEDTVEDCLAAMASGRSASNQLRRRTSVSLLSNEQVRASVVRELVHTERDFVKILRDVAEGYIAECRRRTDMFTEEQIETIFINLEDLLNFQSEFLKDLEDRIDWNAPYKSCVGECFLNHKAGFRMYSEYCNSHPMATATLQELYQHNRYSKFFEACRLMRGLMEIPLDGYLLTPIQRICKYPLQLAELLKYTKSDHPDYHKIQEALEAMRDVAVLINERKRRMESLEKLAAWQMRVEGWEGEDLIEVSSQLIYQGDAMRVKSGMWTNNITLFLFDHQLVYCKKDILKRHTYVYKGRIYLDTSEVIDVPDGKDLQSGVTVRHCLKIYSCVRDKWLLFCCRTAEEKRRWLTAMAEERRMVNQDRSEGLEFPAAARQLARLAASRQQNRPPIKPRNKTYKRESTYEMPTTMVGTTNSLGRKVGTWFTFGSNKKNVRLQPS; this is translated from the exons ATGCCG ataattattaacatttataaaatttccagCCGTATTCaaacttttaacattttctttcagCCTCTGCACGATTATAGAGCAAGTGGCCACGCCGGAAGAGAAAGACGACGAATTCCCGGCTTCAGCAAAGCTCAACGACGAATCAAAGCGTCCAGCACTCCGGCGCTCTTGGATAGAAATCACGACAG TCGGCAATGGTCCGGTGACGAAGAGGACGACGGGTCGAGGACGGGTCACGTTACAACCGAGCATCCCTTGGCTGAAGCCACGATACCCTTGGTGAATCATTCGAGGCTGCAGGAGCCACCCTCCGTCCTAAATGTCAGCAGCGTGCCCACCGGCGGAAATCAGAATGCTACGCATCGTACACAGAGCCAGCAGGAGAGCGTGTTGCAGAAATTCCGTAAGAGCTTCTCGCTGAGGTTTCACAAGAAGGGCAGTAAGGAGAGCAACGAGGAATGCCCCGTAGAAGACAACGACGGGTCGTTGGACGAGGAGGAAGGCACGGAGACACCTTCTGTAACTACCTCCGATCAAAGCAGCCAGCACAAAGACGACTCCAGCAGCGACCAAAAATTTCG GTTTGGCCCTCTCGTTTGGAGAAGCagcaaagagaggaaaaagggTAACAAAGCTGCTCGGAACGCCAAGTGCAACAGCGGAGACAGCGGTATACAGATCGAG ATGGTATCTGGTGGATCGGTAACTGGAGGCAGCGGCAGCGGAGTGATGGGAGGTTGCGACAGCTCCGAGTCTCACGACACGGACGATATTCCCGACGACACCGACAGCCCTCCGGCCCTTCGCCGACGGGTTGCCGATAAATTGCGGCCTCAGTCCGAGCTCATTAACCAGATACTGATTGACAAGTTCAAG GCGGATTTGCAGAATCGCACGTCGCGACACAATCACGTGCGTCGCACGAATAGTGACCTAGGAGGACAGAGACTGCTCCAGTGGGACACGAGGTCTGGATACGTCCACAATTATCGCAGAATGCTGTCGACTCCGTCGCCGATCAAGACGAGACCGCCCAGGCTCAGCCCGAGGCACTCCTCCCATGATATCGTTACGCTTCGAAG TAACGCGAAAGGGAGGAGTTATCGGACAAATTTGAGGCGATCGCTTAGCCAGCCACTGGGAATCAATCAGCTCTCACCACTAATGCGCGCCAAAACCGGAG GCGCGAGATTACCTGGTGGCAATGTGCTGTCGGAGGACGAGCAGGATGTGAGAGCCGGAACATCGGAGGACGACGAAATGATGTCTGACTCCGAATCTTCGATCGCTTCTTtgacggataaaaaaaaatcatttgaACAGACGATGGATGAGGAAATTGTTATGCTGGCCGAAGCTGTTTGGGACCATGTAGCAATGGAGCCGGAAGAGCTGGCCTTCCGTGCCGGGGACGTGATCGATGTCCTTGATACTCTCGACAGAGATTGGTGGTGGGGCAGTTGTAGAGGAGAGCACGGGTGGTTTCCAGCCGCTTTTGTCAGG cTGCGCGTGAGTCAAGAAGATACAGTGGAAGATTGTCTTGCAGCAATGGCCTCGGGAAGATCCGCGAGTAATCAGCTCAGAAGGCGGACAAGCGTCTCTCTGCTATCAAATGAACAAGTGAGAGCCAGCGTGGTTCGCGAGCTTGTCCACACCGAACGCGATTTTGTTAAGATTTTACGCGACGTGGCTGAGGGTTACATCGCGGAATGCCGTAGACGCACGGACATGTTCACCGAGGAGcaaattgaaacaatttttatcaatcttGAGGACCTGTTGAACTTTCAGTCTGAGTTTCTAAAGGATCTCGAAGACCGTATTGACTGGAACGCGCCGTACAAAAGCTGCGTCGGCGAGTGCTTCCTCAATCAT AAAGCGGGCTTTCGTATGTACTCCGAATATTGTAACAGTCATCCAATGGCCACAGCGACGCTGCAGGAGCTCTACCAGCACAATCGTTATAGCAAATTTTTCGAGGCCTGTCGACTGATGAGAGGTCTCATGGAGATCCCCTTGGACGGATATTTATTAACACCCATCCAACGAATATGTAAATACCCCCTTCAATTGGCAGAGTTACTGAAATACACCAAGTCCGATCATCCAGATTACCACAAGATTCAAGAGGCCTTGGAAGCGATGAGGGACGTTGCAGTGCTGATCAATGAGAGAAAAAGGCGGATGGAGAGTCTAGAAAAATTAGCCGCCTGGCAAATGCGCGTAGAAGGTTGGGAG GGTGAGGATCTCATAGAAGTTTCGTCGCAACTTATTTATCAAGGTGATGCAATGAGAGTGAAAAGCGGCATGTGGACGAACAACATCACATTGTTTCTCTTCGATCATCAGCTTGTCTATTGCAAAAAAGACATTCTCAAGCGTCACACTTACGTTTACAAAGGTCGTATTTATCTTGATACTAGCGAGGTCATCGATGTGCCTGACGGAAAag ATCTTCAATCGGGAGTAACAGTGAGGCATTGCCTAAAGATATACAGCTGCGTCCGAGACAAGTGGTTGCTTTTCTGTTGCCGCACAGCGGAGGAGAAACGACGGTGGTTAACGGCAATGGCCGAGGAACGAAGAATGGTAAATCAAGACAGAAGTGAAGGATTGGAGTTTCCAGCGGCGGCTAGGCAGCTCGCCAGGCTTGCCGCTAGCAGGCAGCAGAACAGGCCACCGATCAAACCTCGCA ataaaacttataaaaggGAATCGACCTATGAGATGCCCACGACGATGGTCGGCACAACAAATTCGTTGGGACGAAAGGTCGGAACCTGGTTCACGTTCGGtagcaacaaaaaaaatgtgcggCTACAACCGTCCTGA
- the LOC139102310 gene encoding upstream stimulatory factor 2-like: protein MEADQFETIDESTDEHIGSDETVGVVLEEAEIVDCDADVEVEDDNVQYHLYALNRDDNTVNTVAYKVMHVRNNDREENELSVATPVNTSVQVLTSSLNGQLYVLSNSNDAVTSESARVVPSVAKLQIEAAQSIVNTVKKRDERRRVTHNEVERRRRDKISNWISKLAKLLSECEQDVNKEKDVKPNLEPQSKGGILARAYEYIIELKDTSDKLTQTLQEKSQLRDEVKNLREAVNQLRDENSQLKAQLSKQENICIIGI from the exons ATGGAGGCTGATCAATTTGAAACTATTGATGAAAG CACAGATGAGCATATAGGGAGCGATGAAACTGTCGGGGTGGTTCTAGAAGAAGCAGAGATAGTGGATTGCGACGCTGATGTAGAAGTAGAAGATGATAATGTACAGTATCACCTGTATGCACTAAACAGGGATGATAACACTGTTAACACTGTGGCATACAAAGTTATGCATGTTCGTAACAATGACAGAGAAGAAAATGAACTTTCGGTAGCCACCCCTGTAAATACCTCTGTCCAAGTTTTAACTTCGTCATTAAATGGACAATTGTATGTACTCAGTAATAGCAATGACGCTGTAACTTCAGAATCTGCTAGAGTAGTACCTAGTGTAGCCAAACTGCAAATAGAAGCAGCACAGAGTATAGTTAACACTGTAAAAAAG agaGATGAAAGGCGAAGAGTGACACACAATGAAGTTGAAAGACGTAGACGGGACAAAATTAGCAACTGGATTTCCAAACTAGCAAAACTTTTATCGGAGTGTGAGCAGGATGTgaataaagagaaagatgtAAAACCGAATTTAGAACCGCAA AGCAAAGGTGGTATACTAGCGCGGGCATACGAATACattatagaattaaaagatACTTCAGACAAATTAACTCAAACCTTGCAAGAGAAGTCACAATTGCGCGACGAAGTGAAAAATCTCCGAGAAGCTGTAAATCAATTGAGAGACGAAAATTCACAATTGAAAGCTCAACTCTCAAAGCaggaaaatatttgtataattggTATTTAA
- the LOC139102311 gene encoding N-alpha-acetyltransferase 38, NatC auxiliary subunit-like, with the protein MSASVKETVHNLSNVVNNEHGNEDQAVTSEESPAKQKLRSWLNRHLRIEMTDGRVLRGAFLCTDRDANVILGSCTEYLSTEHTEARVLGLVMVPGRHIVSIHLDV; encoded by the exons ATGAGCGCGAGTGTGAAGGAGACTGTGCACAACTTAAGCAACGTCGTGAACAACGAGCACGGAAATGAGGAT CAAGCAGTCACATCTGAGGAATCGCCAGCCAAGCAGAAACTCAGGAGCTGGTTGAATCGACATTTGCGTATTGAAATGACTGACGGAAGGGTTTTGAGAGGAGCGTTCCTCTGCACGGATCGTGACGCCAATGTTATTTTGGGCTCCTGCACCGAATATCTGTCCACAGAGCATACAGAAGCAAGAGTTTTAGGCTTGGTGATGGTGCCTGGTCGACACATTGTCTCGATACACTTAGACGtttaa